Proteins from a genomic interval of Xiphias gladius isolate SHS-SW01 ecotype Sanya breed wild chromosome 23, ASM1685928v1, whole genome shotgun sequence:
- the LOC120785775 gene encoding protocadherin beta-16-like isoform X16 gives MLDTPEAHFSALFSELLYWMGDKGFSALRPIFCFASFIVTLQLVRGDLSYSIPEEMKRGSVIGNTAKDLGLDLRTLSSRKARVDIEGTSKRYCDMNLSTGDLITSDRIDRESLCGKKPSCVVKVDLVLENPLELHRVILHIQDVNDNSPKFKKNLIEMEISESAEKGNRFSIEEAHDADIGQNAVQRYNLQKNDNFILAVDSNKVELVLENKLDREKQKEMNLLLTALDGGSPQRSGTVVIHVTVLDANDNAPVFSQTVYKASLPENSPPGTIVINVSATDADEGLNGYVTYDFGHVSDDDVNVFSIDPKTGEIRVTGVIDFEERSSFEMRVQAKDGLGLTSYAKVIIDVTDVNDNAPVIYLKSLINPTPENVSPGTEVGIINVQDRDSENNRQVRCSIQQNVPFKLVPSIKNYYSLVTTGQLDRELVSDYNITITATDEGSPPLSSSKTVQLSVADINDNPPVFEEQSYSAYVSENNKPGSTLCSVTARDPDWRQNGTVIYSLLPGEVNGAPVSSYLSVNGDTGVIHAARSFDYEQFRSFKVHVMARDNGSPPLSSNVTVSVFISDVNDNSPQILYPAPEGNSFMTELVPKAAHGGSLVSKVIAVDADSGQNAWLSYHIVKSTDPGLFTIGLHSGEIRTQRDISESDSMKQNLIVAVKDNGQPSLSATCSMYLLISDNLAEVPELKDISYDEKNSKLTSYLIVALVSVSTFFLTFIIIILGVRFCRRRKPRLLFDGAVAIPSAYLPPNYADVDGTGTLRSAYNYDAYLTTGSRTSDFKFVTSYNDNTLPADQTLRKSPSDFADPFQDLDASVESHKQRTLFVSGWETKDFQRFVRSSASPPLL, from the exons ATGCTGGACACACCTGAAgcacatttttctgctcttttttcagAACTTCTGTACTG GATGGGAGACAAAGGATTTTCAGCGCTTCGTCCGATCTTCTGCTTCGCCTCCTTTATTGTAACGCTGCAACTCGTTCGTGGAGACCTGAGTTATTCTATTCCAGAAGAAATGAAACGAGGGTCTGTTATTGGAAATACAGCGAAGGATCTCGGTCTTGATCTGAGGACCTTATCTTCCCGAAAGGCCCGTGTTGATATTGAGGGAACTAGCAAACGATACTGTGACATGAATCTGAGCACCGGGGATTTGATCACATCAGACAGAATTGACAGAGAAAGCCTTTGTGGCAAGAAACCATCGTGTGTTGTGAAAGTAGATCTGGTGTTAGAAAATCCTTTGGAGCTTCATCGTGTAATTCTTCATATCCAAGATGTAAACGACAACTcaccaaaattcaaaaaaaatttgatcGAAATGGAAATAAGCGAGTCAGCTGAGAAGGGAAACCGCTTCTCAATCGAGGAGGCCCATGACGCAGATATAGGTCAAAACGCTGTTCAAAGATACAACCTACAAAAGAACGACAACTTTATTCTCGCTGTTGACAGCAATAAGGTTGAACTCGTGTTGGAGAATAAACTTGAtcgagagaaacaaaaagagatgaaTTTGCTTCTCACAGCTTTGGATGGTGGCTCTCCTCAGAGATCAGGTACCGTTGTTATACACGTCACTGTGCTGGATGCTAATGATAACGCCCCAGTGTTCAGCCAGACCGTTTATAAAGCCAGTCTGCCCGAAAACTCTCCTCCAGGTACCATAGTGATTAATGTCAGTGCTACTGACGCAGATGAAGGACTAAACGGATATGTGACATATGACTTTGGCCATGTGTCTGATGATgatgtaaatgtattttctattgATCCTAAAACGGGAGAAATTCGAGTAACCGGTGTGATTGACTTTGAAGAAAGAAGTTCTTTTGAAATGAGAGTCCAAGCCAAAGATGGTTTGGGATTAACCTCGTACGCCAAAGTTATAATAGATGTaactgatgtgaatgacaacgcCCCAGTGATATACCTGAAATCACTGATTAACCCCACACCTGAGAACGTGTCACCTGGTACAGAGGTGGGCATCATTAACGTGCAGGATAGAGACTCTGAGAATAACAGACAGGTCCGCTGCTCCATTCAgcaaaatgtcccttttaaGTTAGTTCCCTCCATTAAAAACTATTATTCTCTGGTGACCACAGGACAACTGGACCGTGAACTAGTGTCCGATTACAACATTACAATCACTGCCACTGACGAGGGCTCTccacctctgtcctcctctaaaACCGTTCAGTTATCTGTAGCCGACATCAACGACAACCCACCGGTGTTTGAGGAACAGTCCTACAGCGCATAtgtgagtgaaaacaacaaacccgGCTCCACTTTATGTTCCGTGACTGCTCGAGACCCCGACTGGAGACAAAACGGTACAGTGATTTATTCTCTGTTACCGGGTGAGGTGAACGGTGCCCCGGTGTCGTCCTATCTGTCTGTTAACGGAGACACGGGGGTGATCCACGCTGCGAGGTCGTTTGATTACGAACAGTTCAGGAGCTTTAAAGTCCACGTGATGGCCCGAGACAACGGTTCTCCTCCGCTCAGCAGCAACGTGACCGTCAGTGTCTTCATATCGGATGTGAACGACAACTCTCCTCAGATACTGTACCCCGCCCCGGAGGGCAACTCCTTCATGACCGAGCTGGTCCCCAAAGCTGCACACGGAGGCTCTCTGGTGTCCAAAGTGATAGCGGTGGACGCGGACTCCGGCCAGAACGCCTGGCTGTCCTATCATATAGTCAAATCCACCGATCCGGGACTTTTCACCATTGGTCTCCACAGCGGAGAGATCAGGACCCAGCGGGACATTTCTGAATCTGACAGCATGAAACAGAACCTCATAGTGGCAGTGAAAGATAACGGAcagccctctctgtctgccacctGTTCCATGTATCTACTTATCTCTGATAACTTGGCTGAGGTGCCAGAACTGAAGGATATTTCTTATGATGAGAAGAATTCCAAACTGACTTCTTACCTGATCGTCGCTCTGGTGTCCGTGTCCACCTTTTTCTTGaccttcattatcatcatcctgGGTGTGAGGTTTTGTCGCAGGAGAAAGCCCAGACTGTTGTTTGACGGAGCAGTCGCCATCCCCAGCGCTTATCTGCCTCCTAATTACGCAGATGTTGACGGCACAGGAACTTTACGCAGCGCTTACAATTATGACGCCTACCTGACAACAGGATCTAGAACCAGTGACTTTAAGTTTGTGACATCTTACAATGACAACACGCTGCCTGCTGACCAGACTCTGAGGAAGAGTCCATCAGACTTTGCTGACCCGTTTCAAGACTTGGACGCGTCTGTAGAG TCGCACAAGCAGAGGACGCTTTTTGTGTCAGGATGGGAGACAAAGGATTTTCAGCGCTTCGTCCGATCTTCTGCTTCGCCTCCTTTATTGTAA
- the LOC120785774 gene encoding protocadherin alpha-C2-like isoform X6 encodes MAVTARCCYSVKENVPFSLYLVIFVLGGLTNAQIRYSIPEELENGALVGDIVRDLGLDLRKLSTRRIRITSDSGRRYFTINHKTGKLVVSDRIDRETVCEFSGTCSRNLEVVLENPLEVHNVEVEILDVNDNAPQFPRDEYQLEVSESALTGSRLHIEGAQDADDGSNSVKQYRLSPNDHLTLDSVKPLSNKHIELVLKKQFDREQVPSHQLILTALDGGTPQRTGTAKINVRILDANDNVPAFDSSVYKVKLSENSPKGALVIKLNATDPDEGSNGEVFYSFSSYTPERVRQMFSMDTDTGEIRVKNNIDYEETNSYEMYIQAMDKGPAPVAVHCKVVVEVLDVNDNIPEIVLSSLSSPVREDARADTVVALISVNDRDSGLNKQVTLEIMPNLPFKIKSFRNHYTIVTSAFLDRETISSYNVTVNAVDGGTPPLSSQMTFKVDVADVNDNPPRFEQTSYTVYITENNAPGAPLCVVKATDADAAENARITYTVLNDNNHGIPVASYVSIKPDTGEAYALRAFDFEKLREFHFQIKAQDNGVPPLSRVATVYVYIMDQNDHVPKIVYPPANGSRISETLMKNAEAGVLVSKVTAWDGDAGQNAWLLYAMEQTNTDLDLFKVHEYTGEIRTTRRVIEDNSTSFVLTVLVRDNGLPPLSSTATIHVYVMELPPKLTPDPKRIIRPNSPLMFSNVTLYLIIALSATTFVFLVTVCVLAIVRCHAYCTQPGSCSPCCVSKKSAPEGGTSAGGGAGGGRAAGGGGGGQPNNNVALRRDLKVEPHYIEVRGNGSLTKTYCYKTCLTATSGSDTFMFYNTGRPHSGTWGSGYVTSHSGQSQIFVRRLSMPDATAIQPKAPNADWRYSASLRAGGVMQSSVHMEESSVMQGAQGVLVQNWPTASSAADGEGGEVSPPMGAGVDSNSWHFRYGPGGPGAPPQHLKPGEVPPEAFIIPGSPAIISIRQNQGGEDDKSDFITFGKKEEAKKKKKKKKEKKDKKDKGKDDGDE; translated from the exons ATGGCTGTGACGGCGCGATGCTGTTACAGTGTAAAGGAGAACGTgcctttttctctgtatttggtCATTTTCGTACTCGGTGGCCTTACAAACGCACAAATCCGGTACTCCATTCCGGAGGAGCTGGAGAACGGGGCATTGGTCGGTGACATTGTCCGGGATTTGGGTCTGGACCTGAGGAAACTTTCCACCCGACGCATCAGAATCACATCGGACAGTGGACGGAGATATTTCACCATAAATCACAAAACCGGGAAGCTGGTGGTGAGCGACCGCATCGACAGAGAGACGGTCTGTGAATTCAGTGGTACCTGTTCACGTAACCTGGAGGTGGTGTTAGAAAACCCACTTGAGGTGCACAACGTGGAGGTGGAGATCTTGGACGTAAACGATAACGCACCACAGTTCCCTCGAGATGAGTATCAGCTTGAGGTGTCGGAATCCGCTCTCACCGGGTCGCGGTTACACATTGAGGGAGCTCAGGATGCAGATGACGGCTCAAACTCCGTGAAGCAGTACAGACTCAGCCCAAACGACCACCTCACTCTGGACTCCGTCAAGCCCCTCTCCAATAAGCACATTGAGCTCGTTCTCAAAAAGCAATTTGACCGCGAGCAGGTGCCTTCTCATCAGCTAATCCTGACGGCACTGGATGGAGGCACCCCACAGCGAACTGGCACGGCCAAAATCAATGTACGCATCCTTGATGCCAATGACAACGTGCCCGCGTTTGACAGCTCCGTGTACAAAGTAAAGCTGTCTGAAAACTCTCCAAAAGGCGCACTTGTGATCAAGCTAAATGCAACAGACCCCGACGAGGGCTCAAATGGAGAAGTTTTTTACTCCTTCAGCAGTTACACACCCGAGAGAGTCAGGCAGATGTTTTccatggacacagacacaggggAAATTCGGGTGAAAAACAATATAGACTACGAGGAGACAAACTCATATGAAATGTACATACAGGCGATGGACAAAGGGCCAGCTCCCGTGGCAGTGCACTGTAAAGTAGTTGTAGAAGTTCTGGATGTCAATGACAACATTCCTGAGATTGTACTATCTTCACTCTCCAGCCCTGTACGTGAAGACGCCCGGGCTGACACGGTTGTGGCATTGATCAGCGTGAACGACCGTGACTCTGGACTGAACAAACAAGTAACCCTGGAGATCATGCCCAATTTGCCCTTTAAGATCAAGTCCTTCCGGAATCACTATACCATCGTCACATCCGCCTTTTTGGACCGGGAAACCATTTCCTCCTACAATGTCACCGTCAACGCTGTAGATGGAGGCACTCCACCCCTGTCATCTCAAATGACCTTTAAGGTGGATGTTGCAGACGTGAACGATAACCCACCTCGCTTTGAACAGACTTCATACACTGTTTATATCACAGAGAACAATGCTCCTGGTGCACCTCTGTGTGTTGTCAAGGCCACAGATGCTGACGCTGCAGAAAATGCACGTATCACCTATACTGTCCTCAATGACAACAACCACGGTATCCCTGTAGCCAGCTACGTCAGCATCAAACCTGATACAGGTGAGGCCTATGCCCTGCGAGCCTTTGACTTTGAGAAGCTGAGAGAATTTCACTTTCAGATTAAAGCCCAGGACAATGGAGTGCCTCCCCTCAGCCGCGTTGCCACggtgtatgtttacattatGGATCAGAATGACCATGTGCCCAAGATAGTCTACCCACCCGCCAATGGGAGCCGCATCTCTGAGACGCTGATGAAGAATGCTGAAGCAGGAGTGCTGGTTAGCAAGGTGACAGCGTGGGATGGTGACGCAGGGCAGAATGCTTGGCTTCTCTATGCCATGGAGCAGACCAACACAGACCTTGACCTGTTCAAGGTGCACGAGTACACAGGTGAGATCCGAACCACAAGACGTGTCATCGAGGACAATTCCACTTCCTTCGTTCTGACAGTGTTGGTGCGTGACAACGGACTCCCGCCCCTCTCCTCCACCGCCACCATCCACGTGTACGTGATGGAGCTGCCTCCAAAGTTGACCCCTGACCCCAAGCGCATCATCAGGCCCAACAGCCCCTTAATGTTTTCCAATGTCACCCTCTACCTCATCATTGCCCTGAGTGCTACAACTTTCGTGTTCCTGGTCACTGTCTGTGTGCTGGCCATTGTGCGCTGCCATGCTTACTGTACCCAGCCTGGCTCCTGCTCCCCATGTTGCGTATCCAAGAAGAGTGCTCCAGAGGGGGGCACCTCAGCAGGTGGTGGTGCAGGTGGAGGTAGAGCTGCAGGTGGAGGGGGTGGTGGGCAGCCAAACAACAATGTGGCCCTGCGCCGTGACCTCAAAGTGGAACCGCATTATATTGAAGTGCGGGGAAATGGGTCATTGACCAAAACATACTGTTACAAGACATGCCTGACTGCTACATCAGGAAGTGACACTTTTATGTTCTACAACACAGGACGGCCTCATAGTGGCACCTGGGGCTCAGGCTACGTCACCAGTCACAGCGGacagagccagatatttgtACGGCGTCTCAGTATGCCAGACGCAACTGCAATTcag CCCAAGGCGCCAAATGCAGACTGGAGATATTCAGCCTCCCTGAGAGCAGGGGGTGTAATGCAGAG ctcaGTGCACATGGAGGAGTCTTCTGTAATGCAAGGAGCACAGGGGGTCCTGGTCCAGAACTGGCCCACTGCATCGAGCGCCGCTG ATGGCGAAGGGGGAGAGGTGTCGCCCCCAATGGGTGCTGGTGTAGACAGCAACAGCTGGCACTTTCGCTATGGCCCCGGTGGTCCTGGTGCACCCCCACAACACCTGAAACCTGGTGAGGTTCCCCCAGAAGCCTTCATCATCCCTGGCTCCCCCGCCATAATATCCATCAGACAAAACCAGGGAGGAGAGGACGACAAGAGCGACTTCATCACCtttggaaagaaagaggaggccaagaagaagaaaaagaagaagaaggagaagaaagacaagaaggaTAAGGGGAAGGATGATGGAGATGAGTAg
- the LOC120785774 gene encoding protocadherin alpha-C2-like isoform X1, which translates to MAVTARCCYSVKENVPFSLYLVIFVLGGLTNAQIRYSIPEELENGALVGDIVRDLGLDLRKLSTRRIRITSDSGRRYFTINHKTGKLVVSDRIDRETVCEFSGTCSRNLEVVLENPLEVHNVEVEILDVNDNAPQFPRDEYQLEVSESALTGSRLHIEGAQDADDGSNSVKQYRLSPNDHLTLDSVKPLSNKHIELVLKKQFDREQVPSHQLILTALDGGTPQRTGTAKINVRILDANDNVPAFDSSVYKVKLSENSPKGALVIKLNATDPDEGSNGEVFYSFSSYTPERVRQMFSMDTDTGEIRVKNNIDYEETNSYEMYIQAMDKGPAPVAVHCKVVVEVLDVNDNIPEIVLSSLSSPVREDARADTVVALISVNDRDSGLNKQVTLEIMPNLPFKIKSFRNHYTIVTSAFLDRETISSYNVTVNAVDGGTPPLSSQMTFKVDVADVNDNPPRFEQTSYTVYITENNAPGAPLCVVKATDADAAENARITYTVLNDNNHGIPVASYVSIKPDTGEAYALRAFDFEKLREFHFQIKAQDNGVPPLSRVATVYVYIMDQNDHVPKIVYPPANGSRISETLMKNAEAGVLVSKVTAWDGDAGQNAWLLYAMEQTNTDLDLFKVHEYTGEIRTTRRVIEDNSTSFVLTVLVRDNGLPPLSSTATIHVYVMELPPKLTPDPKRIIRPNSPLMFSNVTLYLIIALSATTFVFLVTVCVLAIVRCHAYCTQPGSCSPCCVSKKSAPEGGTSAGGGAGGGRAAGGGGGGQPNNNVALRRDLKVEPHYIEVRGNGSLTKTYCYKTCLTATSGSDTFMFYNTGRPHSGTWGSGYVTSHSGQSQIFVRRLSMPDATAIQVCAPKAPNADWRYSASLRAGGVMQSSVHMEESSVMQGAQGVLVQNWPTASSAADGEGGEVSPPMGAGVDSNSWHFRYGPGGPGAPPQHLKPGEVPPEAFIIPGSPAIISIRQNQGGEDDKSDFITFGKKEEAKKKKKKKKEKKDKKDKGKDDGDE; encoded by the exons ATGGCTGTGACGGCGCGATGCTGTTACAGTGTAAAGGAGAACGTgcctttttctctgtatttggtCATTTTCGTACTCGGTGGCCTTACAAACGCACAAATCCGGTACTCCATTCCGGAGGAGCTGGAGAACGGGGCATTGGTCGGTGACATTGTCCGGGATTTGGGTCTGGACCTGAGGAAACTTTCCACCCGACGCATCAGAATCACATCGGACAGTGGACGGAGATATTTCACCATAAATCACAAAACCGGGAAGCTGGTGGTGAGCGACCGCATCGACAGAGAGACGGTCTGTGAATTCAGTGGTACCTGTTCACGTAACCTGGAGGTGGTGTTAGAAAACCCACTTGAGGTGCACAACGTGGAGGTGGAGATCTTGGACGTAAACGATAACGCACCACAGTTCCCTCGAGATGAGTATCAGCTTGAGGTGTCGGAATCCGCTCTCACCGGGTCGCGGTTACACATTGAGGGAGCTCAGGATGCAGATGACGGCTCAAACTCCGTGAAGCAGTACAGACTCAGCCCAAACGACCACCTCACTCTGGACTCCGTCAAGCCCCTCTCCAATAAGCACATTGAGCTCGTTCTCAAAAAGCAATTTGACCGCGAGCAGGTGCCTTCTCATCAGCTAATCCTGACGGCACTGGATGGAGGCACCCCACAGCGAACTGGCACGGCCAAAATCAATGTACGCATCCTTGATGCCAATGACAACGTGCCCGCGTTTGACAGCTCCGTGTACAAAGTAAAGCTGTCTGAAAACTCTCCAAAAGGCGCACTTGTGATCAAGCTAAATGCAACAGACCCCGACGAGGGCTCAAATGGAGAAGTTTTTTACTCCTTCAGCAGTTACACACCCGAGAGAGTCAGGCAGATGTTTTccatggacacagacacaggggAAATTCGGGTGAAAAACAATATAGACTACGAGGAGACAAACTCATATGAAATGTACATACAGGCGATGGACAAAGGGCCAGCTCCCGTGGCAGTGCACTGTAAAGTAGTTGTAGAAGTTCTGGATGTCAATGACAACATTCCTGAGATTGTACTATCTTCACTCTCCAGCCCTGTACGTGAAGACGCCCGGGCTGACACGGTTGTGGCATTGATCAGCGTGAACGACCGTGACTCTGGACTGAACAAACAAGTAACCCTGGAGATCATGCCCAATTTGCCCTTTAAGATCAAGTCCTTCCGGAATCACTATACCATCGTCACATCCGCCTTTTTGGACCGGGAAACCATTTCCTCCTACAATGTCACCGTCAACGCTGTAGATGGAGGCACTCCACCCCTGTCATCTCAAATGACCTTTAAGGTGGATGTTGCAGACGTGAACGATAACCCACCTCGCTTTGAACAGACTTCATACACTGTTTATATCACAGAGAACAATGCTCCTGGTGCACCTCTGTGTGTTGTCAAGGCCACAGATGCTGACGCTGCAGAAAATGCACGTATCACCTATACTGTCCTCAATGACAACAACCACGGTATCCCTGTAGCCAGCTACGTCAGCATCAAACCTGATACAGGTGAGGCCTATGCCCTGCGAGCCTTTGACTTTGAGAAGCTGAGAGAATTTCACTTTCAGATTAAAGCCCAGGACAATGGAGTGCCTCCCCTCAGCCGCGTTGCCACggtgtatgtttacattatGGATCAGAATGACCATGTGCCCAAGATAGTCTACCCACCCGCCAATGGGAGCCGCATCTCTGAGACGCTGATGAAGAATGCTGAAGCAGGAGTGCTGGTTAGCAAGGTGACAGCGTGGGATGGTGACGCAGGGCAGAATGCTTGGCTTCTCTATGCCATGGAGCAGACCAACACAGACCTTGACCTGTTCAAGGTGCACGAGTACACAGGTGAGATCCGAACCACAAGACGTGTCATCGAGGACAATTCCACTTCCTTCGTTCTGACAGTGTTGGTGCGTGACAACGGACTCCCGCCCCTCTCCTCCACCGCCACCATCCACGTGTACGTGATGGAGCTGCCTCCAAAGTTGACCCCTGACCCCAAGCGCATCATCAGGCCCAACAGCCCCTTAATGTTTTCCAATGTCACCCTCTACCTCATCATTGCCCTGAGTGCTACAACTTTCGTGTTCCTGGTCACTGTCTGTGTGCTGGCCATTGTGCGCTGCCATGCTTACTGTACCCAGCCTGGCTCCTGCTCCCCATGTTGCGTATCCAAGAAGAGTGCTCCAGAGGGGGGCACCTCAGCAGGTGGTGGTGCAGGTGGAGGTAGAGCTGCAGGTGGAGGGGGTGGTGGGCAGCCAAACAACAATGTGGCCCTGCGCCGTGACCTCAAAGTGGAACCGCATTATATTGAAGTGCGGGGAAATGGGTCATTGACCAAAACATACTGTTACAAGACATGCCTGACTGCTACATCAGGAAGTGACACTTTTATGTTCTACAACACAGGACGGCCTCATAGTGGCACCTGGGGCTCAGGCTACGTCACCAGTCACAGCGGacagagccagatatttgtACGGCGTCTCAGTATGCCAGACGCAACTGCAATTcaggtgtgt GCG CCCAAGGCGCCAAATGCAGACTGGAGATATTCAGCCTCCCTGAGAGCAGGGGGTGTAATGCAGAG ctcaGTGCACATGGAGGAGTCTTCTGTAATGCAAGGAGCACAGGGGGTCCTGGTCCAGAACTGGCCCACTGCATCGAGCGCCGCTG ATGGCGAAGGGGGAGAGGTGTCGCCCCCAATGGGTGCTGGTGTAGACAGCAACAGCTGGCACTTTCGCTATGGCCCCGGTGGTCCTGGTGCACCCCCACAACACCTGAAACCTGGTGAGGTTCCCCCAGAAGCCTTCATCATCCCTGGCTCCCCCGCCATAATATCCATCAGACAAAACCAGGGAGGAGAGGACGACAAGAGCGACTTCATCACCtttggaaagaaagaggaggccaagaagaagaaaaagaagaagaaggagaagaaagacaagaaggaTAAGGGGAAGGATGATGGAGATGAGTAg